The region ACTCACTCTCGTTGACTGTCACTGAGGCAGTGTCATCCCTCCCAAgatgaagctgctgctgctgtgtctgGGGCTGACCCTGGTCTGTGCCCAACCCCAAGAGGGCCAGGATGTCGTGACATGCAAGTTGGATCTGACAAAGGTAGAGTTGAGGGAGTGTAGGACTTTAGACGTTGGGTGTGGTTTGGGGGATTCTGAAGCGAGGTGACCCTCCTGGAGAACAAGGGTTTTTGATGTTAGATCACAGGGGTGGTATCTGACCTTGGACCAAGAGCAGTTGTACCATGTGGAAAGATGACAAAGCTCGGGGACCTCTGTTCTCACTGCAGGGACACTGGGAAGAGCCCTACATGTGTGGGCCAGTCCATCTGAGTTCTAATTCCATCTTCTCATCATCACTATGAGGCCTGGCCCAGTGCCAGAGTTCAAGGCGACAGGGCTCATGGAGTGTCCTGTCTATTCTTTTCTCTCCCAATCACTTTACTGATTTATTGCAGATTTCAGGGGAGTGGCATACCATTCTCTTGGCCTCAGACAAGAGGGAACTGATAGAAGAAAATGGTAGCATGAGattgtttataaaatatgttgAGACCTTCGAAAACTCCTCCCTGTTATTGAGTTGTCATATAAAGTAAGTATGGTATTTTTACTTGGGAACAGAAGTTGATTTTCATCTTGgagctttacacacacacacacacaatcatgcACATTCCTGTACCCATTTACACTGTGGCCTGTGTCCAAATCAGAGTTTCTTATCAGGCACTGGCCCTGGACTTGACCAACCTAAAGATTTCTAGACTCAGAGATAAGAATTGCTGACAAGAATAGGTTTCACTGGGAGTACAGTAGGTAGGGCAGAGGGGATCCGAATCATATGTAGTGTGACAATGTAGTTTAGGGAAGAGCATAGGATGAGGATCAACAGCCTGGCTCTCTCATGGAACTACCTTTTACTAGTGAGACCTAGAAATTTTGTCGCTTTCCACCCCAATTACCCCCTGggtaaaagaaaatgatcataaTTGTCTCCtaagggttttttcctttttgtgtgagGGCTGCATGAGGCAATGTTTGTACAACATTCATCTGAGACTCTGGCACATTTGCGCCCTCAGGCAAGTATGTAGATGGGTAGCTGTGCCAGTAGTGATACTGGGAAGTGGTGGTGGAGGAATAGTGGTATTAGTAGTTGACTTATTCTTAAAGTAGCAATaaagtaaaacaggaaaataaaagttcttttaaTGTTTTACGAAAGTTTTTGAATAGTTTGTGGAAATAGGACACTCAGATTAcaggtggagtgggagggagacagCCCCTCAGTATCTCACTGGCACCAATCAGCTCATTCTGTTTCACAGTATCCTGGGAGTGTGTATTGAACTTTCCCTCATGACTGATGCAACAGAGGAGAGATGTGTGTATAGTGTTCCATgtaagtacatatttttaaaagtctttgaaaATTCCACTTCAAACTGCAAGAAATTTACTAAATCCCAATATCTTTAGGATGGAGATCCATTTCTGACGAATCCTATTTAGGTACTATGCATGAGGCCATTGAATGGTTAATATTCTCTAACTGTTTGGGGGACCTTGCTTGTAAAAGCCAAGTCCTGGGATATAACATTGAGAATGAGATGGCCGTGTGGTCATATGTACCTCTGGCAACTAAAGAAAACTGGCCCACTAAAGAAGTAAATTGTTTGGAGAGCTTCTGATTCTACACCCACTATGATGGCTTCTGGAGGCTAttgccacagcaccttctccagatCAGGTGCCAGTATGTGATACCACCAGGACCCCTAGacaggacagagacacacagtTGGCAGACATGACCGAGAGAGGTTGGTGAGGGTCAAGCAAAGTAATAGAAGGACAGGAGCAGCTGTGGCTGAATTTCCTACCACTAGGAATTAAGGTACCACGGGATCTCATTTCCACCCTTAGAAGTCAACAGATGAAGCCTCGGAGGCAAGTGGAAGGCTTGAATATCACCTTAACATCTTCCAGGATGTGCacttcaatttgtttttaaaagaaaataggtaaAGAGTTTCACTTGCTTCCCATGGACCTAAGAAGTTCTGACCTGTGTTCCGTTTCTTCCACAGATGATGGATACAATACGTTTCGCATAGTTGAAGGAGTCTACAATGACTATCTTATCATTTATGCCTTGAATatcaaaaatgaggaaagaaccGAACTGATGGGGCTCGTGGGTAAAGTATTCTCATGCTGATATTCACCTTGGAGTGGGCTGCAGATACAAAGATTGCCCCAATCTTCTACTGTGCCCTCTGTACTCTCCCCTAGAGAGTTGCTCACTGTGGGTAACCACCAGGCTCGGTGATGGGAAGGTGATGAAATCTCTCACCATGCAGAAGGACATGCTAAAAATGTCAAAGTCAACACCAGCTAAAGCCCCTCCCTCACTTTTGCCTAAGCACCAATCAGTGCCATCCATCACCATCACCTGTGCCCCCTGCCCCAACAGCCTCCATGACCAACACAAAGTCACAGCCATGACCGTCACTCTTCCCACAGCCCGAAAACCAGATGTGCGTCCAGAACTCAAGAAAAGGTTTGAGGAACTTGGCATAAAACGTGGAATTCCACAGGAAAACATACTGGATGTAAGCAATGCTAGTAAGTTTAGCTCTCTCTGGTTTGCTCTTCCTGAGTCCCTGTGTTACTGATtggagaaaagcaagagaaggTAACACCTCCAATGGGTTCCCTGTGTCCAACTGTAGAAAATCATTCAGGTTCTGGCTGGGAAATCATGGGCTGGTTGTTAACTGTGCTCTTTTCTGCCTCTGCAGACCCGTGCTCCGAGTTACGAGGGAGCCCCGGTGCCTAGGCGTCCAGGTGGGTGATGTCTGATGGGGCAGGGGTGACCCAAGGTTACTGTCCTCCAAAACCAGCAGCGCTTCATGCCCAGAGATTATAATACAGACATTTGGTGAGGAAGCTTGTGGGGTGAGCTTGAAATTTGGAGTTGGGGGTTGTGGTTCAGCAGCCACTCCTTCATGAGCTTTAGAGCAGATGACCTCACaactgaaaggaagaaacaactaTGTGCACCTCACAGGGTCACTGAGTGGATGCCCTGCTGCTGAGAAGGCCTCAGGAATTGATAATGTCCTAAAGTCATTAACACTTAAAATGTGAAATAGGGCAAGAGTACCAGGGTGTGAGCATAAATCCCAAACACACTTCTGGGATTGGCTCGTCTTCCAAGGCCAGAATCAGGGGTCTCCCCCTCCCATTTCCAGTAATACTGTCTTCCTTCGATTTCTGCACATCCTTCACTTCTGACCTGGAAATCGATCTGTGTGACCTTCCCGTTGTGCTACACCTACAAAATAGGCCCTGAATTTCCTCATGTGTTTCCTCCTGCAGCTATATTGTGGGGCTTTTTTCAGgtaacataaggaaaatcttagcATGTGGCACTTGCATAAAGCCAGCATTTCATAATGGTACCTATGATGTTGCCATTCTTTCTTGACTTATCAAACATTCTGTAAAACCCTTAAGCTGAAAATGGTAGAACCAGCCTGGGGTCGTCCACTGGGGCCTCCACTGAGTGCTCTGTGTTGTTTGCAGACTCAGTACAAGGACGTGTAAGCCGGGAAcagtaatagaaaaggaaatgtcATTGTCCCAGTGTCCTCTTTCCCCTACTCTGGCAAGTAGCCTGGGTGAGAGAGCAGGCTGTTACCTGCATCTTCACCATTGTTCTCTGTAATGGAAACTCTCTTTGCCTTCAGTTCAGTCCAGGAAGTGCTTAATGAGTTtctgcctgctctctctcctctgcttatTTAGGTCCGAGTGAATGCTTCCTTCCACGGGCCCCATGTCTTCTTGTGACTGGAGCTGTGACCTGATTTCCAGCACCGTCGTTCAGGAAGGCATTATCTCTGAATCTTCAGGATTTTCTCTACATGTCTAGAAACTCAACTCTCCAAATATCAAAGGTTTTCTCCAAATTTCCAACTCTCCATGCCATTCCCAGGAGAACTCTACCGTGAATAATACACTCTTCTAGCTGCTCAATAAATCAAACATCTTGCAGTCAGTTGTGTGACCTTCTTTGTGCAAGTGAGAGACCTGGTGCTGACAGCAGACCAATGAGGGGCTCCTTGGCCCTGTTCCCATAACATTCCTCTAGGTTCTTAGAATCTTCCTGGTTTGAGGATTCTCACACCTCCACAGTCATTCTCCATCCCTCTGACCACTGCCTGCCCTTTGATTTGCCTGTTTCTTAGTGACCCGATAAAGCCAATAAGAAGCTCCTCCACAGTGTGCCCCATCCTGGAATTCTCCTTCTCAGGGCAGCACTGAGAGATAGATGCTCTGAGGCTGACCCAGTGTGCCACGTGTGAGGGCCCGGCCTCTACACCCAGCTTCTCTACACCCCCCAGGCTAGGAGGGAGTGGGTGTCAGAAAACCTCCTTCACTGCCACTGGTATCTACTGTGCACATCTTCCGTGAGATGCTAGTGTCCCTAAATGTATTAAGAATATAAAGTTCAATTCAAATTGGGGTGGAGGACCCTTCCCATTCTGTACAGGTGCCCTGTCAGTGTAACAGTACCTTTGCTGGGCAGGGCTACCTTGATGGTTCTCACTGATATGGAAGCCACAGGACTTGAATAACATTGTTTTCTCCTGGGTATGTAACACTTCATCTTAAGACCAGAAACagtaaaacatttcccttggGAAGGAGATCCTCCCCTCGGCCCATCCCCTACTCAAGACCATTTGTACAAGATTGCACTATGTCCATCCCACTGATGCTCTATTTCCTAACAGATTTCATTATCAGCAACATAAATGCCAATTTCCCTCAACAAGTAAAGGGAATGTACTAGATCTATATTACAATTGTTTCAACTCAAAACAATTGCTGAAGGACACATACAGGCAGCATGATGCCATTCACATAATTGGTAAATAACACAGAGAACAATGGGAAACATCATTTGTGGACCCCTGTGCATGTGATAATGCAGAGCTTCTCAGAACGTGCACACTAATCACCTGGGGACCCTGATGAACTGGGAGCTCTGGGTGAGAAGGTCTTGGTGGCGTGTGAGACTGTGCTTTCTAATAGGCTCCCAGACATGCCTGTGCTCTGTACCTTGGGTGGGGTGACTGGGGTGAAGGGACACTGTGCTTCTtaccttctttattttcaaaagattttattcagttttagagagaaggtaagagagggagaaagagagagagagaaacatcagtgtgaggttgcctctcatgtaccccttactggggacctgacttgcaacccaggcatgtgccctgactgggtatagaactggtgacccttttgttctcaggccagcactcaatccactgaacctcaccagccagggctccttgccTCCTTCAGTGCATCAATGCCTTGGATTATTTTGCTTTACCTGGCTGGTGAAATCTCTCAGCTGTACTCCTGGACTCCCATAACTTTTATATATTGTAGCCCACAAGTGGTTGTTAAAATAAGTGATTCCACGAAGACATGAGGGCTGGCACCTCCGATTCCACTGTCTTATTCATGTCAACCCAGGTCGGTGATTATTTCATGGAAAGACACACAAGGAGAAAGACACTGAATTTCAAACCTGTACTTTGATTTTCTGGGATATCGAATAAAACCAGGAATCGAATGAAAGTTATGGTGAAATCAGCCTTCAATGGGAGCGATGCTACTGTTTCTTGGTGCACTTTTCTCAGGGATGGAGGGCCAGGCTCACAGTCTAGGCCCATGGGGTATTTCCCATCATGACATTTAAATGCtacgttttttctttttttgtttagttctgtATTGCCCTACTATCACCTCGCTGTCCATCAACACATTATTAGGATGGAAAATAAATTGAGTTggttaaagaaagagaagcaaaccTGTTGGTAAGAGCACTGCAGAATAAATCCCAAACACTGGCCAGCATGAATGGGATTCCTCACTAGGTCATCCATGCTCAGTTCCTTCTGAGAGTTCCCTCTGCCTGTGCACCAGAAATACAGTGAGGAAGCTCTGGTCTTGGCATCCAGTTAGACGGGAGAAATGGGTCCTGAAGTAGTTTCCTGACTGTGCTGGAACAAATCACTAGGAACTAAGAGGCCAAAACACCGAGTTTATTGTCCTTCAGATCTGGAGGTCAACGTATGACACGTGATTCCCTGGACCAAAACCAATGAGCCCCGTGTCTGTCAGCACACTCAGATCatcttctgtgtcctttcttaGAGTGTAACATTTTCTCCTTGGTAGTTTTCTTCtgcattttggtttttaattgcTATGTACCTTCtccagtttgtttgtttcacagtgtaaaatttgtatgtttgaataagccagctggactcagtttagagGAACCCAATTTTGTTGGCAACTTCCAAATGATCATATTCGGAAGGCAGGTGAACATATCCCTTCTTCTTTCCATCAGGTCTGAGCAGGCTGTTTGCCTTGGCCACATCAGTGTTGTAGAGCTCCCTCACAGCCTGTTTGCCTGGTACTTGTTGGCCTTGACACCCACAATGGACACAAGTGTGCCGTTGTCTTCTGTCTTCATCAAGGCTCCCTTGGTGGACAGGGGGACACGATGATGGCAGAGTGGTGAAGCCTGTTTCACCTGGGGGCGGAGACATAGGCTGCCTCCTGAGCCACAGTGTTGGACCAGGGAAAGGTCGATGGCATGCTGATGTCCTTCGTGTGTGGCTTTTTACGCCTTTCAActctgctttctttgccttcaaagcctttgctttggctttggctttggaagGAGCAGTAGCTTCCTTTTCCCTGTGAGCACCATGGTCATGAAaaggctgtttgttttttaataattagtttttatCATGAGTTTTTTGCTCCTATGGAGAAATTCTATTGATTTTTACAAGTTGAATACTTTAGCAACGTTGATGAATTTTTCAGTAATTGTAATGAAATTAGTTCCAATACTTTGTGGGCTCTTGGTTTTATACGTATATGGTCATATTGTTGCAAATAATGCAAAAGTACCTGTTTTGACACTTCGGCTTCTCtctatcttttttctcttctctttgtaaCTTTAGCCAGAACCAACAGGGATACTTAAATATTGAAACCATAGTTTGTATCCAAAAATTGGTATAGAACTAAGACCCATCCCACTGACGATTTTCCCATTGCCTGTGAGCCGAGATATTTGCCATCAACACGATATTAGGAACAGTATTTTCTACCCCAATGGAGCAAATTTACAAAAGTTTTATTCACAAAAACAATCCATTCCTCTTAGTAATATATctctgtttcaaaaaaaaattgtactcaATCCTCTATTTTGAATTTTACCTATAATGTGGAAATGTTCTTTCTCTATTACTGTGTTAGTACTTACATAATACTTTACATTTGCCTCTTGTGCGGCACGATGAAAAATGTGGGTATTTCCCCCCCAGGTCTCCAGAGAAGCACTTTGCTGGCCCCTTCTCTTTACTGTGGCTGTTCTCCTGCCTGCTCTTTGCTTGGGAGATTTGTGCTACACTGTCCCCCAAACATGAGTTTGTCAAGTTGGGACCCTCAGAGTGCCTTCCATAAAGTGAACATTAAAGTATTTAATTGTGAGATTCAGgacatattatttttgaaaactatatTTATCTATGTATTGAAAAAACcgaaaggagggagaaggtgagggagagaaacatggatgtgaggagaaacattgatcggttgcctctcatatgtatcctgactgggaacagaaacTGCACTTGGGCACGTGTCCTCaccgagaatcaaaccagtgaccttttgttttgcaggatgagGCCCAGAAATTGAGCCAAGACACTCATCAGGGCTCAGGAAATCCTTTTAAGTTGCCTTCCTACTGCTCCCCTTGAATGACTTCAAGTTCAATGGAGGATACTTAGATAAATGTCAAATAAACTTCCAGTGTAAATGTCAAACCATAAGGCTATCTAACATTTCAAGAGCAACAAGGGAGACTCCATATCTCCCTTTCCCAGCTTCAGAGACTCTGCCAGTTGAGTCTCTGGTCCCAGGACACACTGAAGTTGAAACTGTCTACTCCTAGAGCAGACCCATTAACAAGACACCAGCTGTTGtccttttctcaaaaagaaatatattttatggattatgctactatagttgtcccatttccccccatttcttccactccGCCCTTCACAAGCCCTGCTCCTtgcatttccccacccccttagttcaagcccatgggttgtacatataagttttttgtcttctccatttcctctactattcttaacatgcccctgtctgttttctacctaccatttatgccacttacTGCCTCTACCTTTTCCCGCATTTTCTCCTCCCTTTgcccctgataaccctccatgtgatctccattctgtgATTCGGTTCCTGATCtacttgtttgctcagtttgggtttttttagcttcagttgttgatagttgtgagcttgttgtcattttaatgttcatactttttgtctccttttttttctgagataagtctctttaacatttcctataataaatgcttagtgataatgaactcctttaacttgaccttatatgggaagcactttacctgcccttccatactacatgatagctttgctggaaagagtcatcttggatgtagatccttccTTTCATGgcttttgaatacttctttccagccccttcttgcctgtaaggtatcCTTTGACAAATCATGTGATGATCTTATGGGAATTACTTTGtcggtaactgtctccttttgtcttgctgcatTTAACATTCTCTTCTTCCTGAGGGAGTGCAAG is a window of Desmodus rotundus isolate HL8 chromosome 1, HLdesRot8A.1, whole genome shotgun sequence DNA encoding:
- the LOC112306495 gene encoding major allergen Equ c 1 gives rise to the protein MKLLLLCLGLTLVCAQPQEGQDVVTCKLDLTKISGEWHTILLASDKRELIEENGSMRLFIKYVETFENSSLLLSCHINILGVCIELSLMTDATEERCVYSVPYDGYNTFRIVEGVYNDYLIIYALNIKNEERTELMGLVARKPDVRPELKKRFEELGIKRGIPQENILDVSNANPCSELRGSPGA